One Gloeothece verrucosa PCC 7822 DNA window includes the following coding sequences:
- the aqpZ gene encoding aquaporin Z: protein MSKNNFMKKYIAEFIGTFWLVLGGCGSAVLAAAIPDGNNNQLGLGFLGVAFAFGLTVLTMAFAVGHISGGHFNPAVSFGLWAGKRFQGSQLLPYIIAQVLGAIGAGLIIYLIASGKTGFALSGSNPLATNGYGEHSPGGYNLFACLITEVIMSFMFLMIILGSTDRRAPVGFAPIAIGLGLTLIHLISIPVTNTSVNPARSSGVALFAGTEHIAQLWLFWVAPIVGALLAGWLYEAVFAEPKEITTQQELERIS from the coding sequence TTGTCAAAAAATAACTTTATGAAAAAGTACATTGCAGAGTTCATTGGGACTTTCTGGTTAGTTCTTGGTGGCTGTGGTAGTGCTGTCCTGGCTGCGGCTATTCCTGATGGCAATAACAATCAACTTGGGCTAGGTTTTTTAGGAGTTGCTTTTGCGTTTGGTTTAACCGTGTTGACGATGGCTTTTGCCGTTGGACATATTTCGGGTGGCCACTTTAATCCTGCGGTTTCCTTTGGTTTGTGGGCAGGTAAGCGTTTTCAAGGTTCTCAACTCCTACCTTATATAATTGCTCAGGTTTTAGGGGCAATTGGGGCAGGTTTGATCATTTATCTAATTGCCAGTGGAAAGACAGGTTTTGCGCTTTCTGGCTCTAATCCTCTGGCAACTAATGGCTATGGCGAGCATTCTCCAGGCGGCTACAATTTATTTGCTTGCCTAATTACTGAAGTGATCATGAGTTTTATGTTCTTAATGATCATTTTAGGGTCAACGGACCGCAGAGCGCCTGTGGGTTTTGCGCCTATTGCCATCGGGTTAGGATTAACGTTAATTCACTTAATTAGTATTCCGGTTACCAATACCTCTGTAAACCCTGCTCGGAGTAGCGGCGTGGCTTTATTTGCAGGCACAGAACATATTGCTCAACTGTGGCTATTTTGGGTTGCCCCGATAGTAGGCGCTTTATTAGCAGGATGGTTGTATGAGGCGGTGTTTGCTGAACCAAAAGAGATAACCACACAACAAGAATTAGAACGCATTTCTTAA
- a CDS encoding DUF2330 domain-containing protein, translating into MKLFKLFITLIFTVFCLTIIPKYALAFCGFYVGKADTSLYNKASQVIIAREGNRTVLTMSNDYQGEVKDFALVVPVPVVLKQEQVKVREAKILERLDAFSSPRLVEYFDDNPCEPRRQYDKIPAPSSAPLQESAGSARRDNALGVTVEEKFSVGEYDILILSAKESDGLEIWLRENGYKIPKGASQTLQPYIKQKLKFFVAKVNLEEFDKTGFQSLRPLQMAYESPKFMLPIRLGMINSQGEQDLIVYLLSPKGQIELTNYRTVKIPSDANIPEFVQKEFAPFYKSLFQRSYERENKKVAFLEYAWNMANCDPCSADPLNPEELKQAGVFWLPDNSWGNVFITRLHVRYTRDKFPEDLQFQETGNQQFFQGRYVMTHPYRAEMNCSAAQTYQTSVRKRQEEEAKTLANLTGWNINEIRKKIDFVTIEQVPWWRKLSELCTNIFKKV; encoded by the coding sequence ATGAAACTTTTTAAACTTTTTATCACCCTAATTTTTACGGTTTTTTGCTTGACAATTATCCCAAAATATGCTTTAGCTTTTTGTGGGTTTTATGTGGGAAAAGCCGATACAAGTCTTTATAATAAAGCCTCTCAAGTCATTATTGCTCGTGAGGGAAATCGAACGGTTTTAACCATGTCTAATGATTACCAGGGAGAAGTCAAAGACTTTGCCTTAGTGGTTCCCGTGCCTGTGGTTTTAAAACAAGAACAAGTGAAGGTGAGAGAGGCTAAAATTCTGGAGAGATTAGATGCTTTTAGTTCCCCTAGATTAGTGGAATATTTTGATGATAATCCTTGTGAACCCCGACGACAATATGATAAAATACCTGCCCCATCTTCCGCCCCCTTGCAAGAAAGCGCCGGCAGCGCTAGAAGAGATAATGCTTTAGGGGTAACCGTAGAAGAAAAATTTTCCGTTGGGGAATATGATATCCTTATTCTCAGTGCAAAAGAATCCGATGGTTTAGAAATTTGGCTGCGAGAAAATGGCTATAAAATTCCTAAAGGTGCTAGTCAAACCTTACAGCCTTATATTAAACAAAAACTGAAATTTTTTGTTGCTAAAGTGAATCTAGAAGAGTTTGATAAAACCGGTTTTCAATCTCTTCGCCCTCTACAAATGGCTTATGAATCTCCTAAATTTATGTTACCCATTCGTTTAGGAATGATTAATTCTCAAGGGGAACAAGATTTAATTGTTTATCTTCTCTCTCCCAAAGGACAAATCGAATTAACCAACTACCGGACTGTTAAAATTCCTTCTGATGCCAATATTCCTGAGTTTGTGCAAAAAGAATTTGCCCCTTTTTACAAATCCCTATTTCAAAGAAGCTATGAAAGAGAGAATAAAAAAGTCGCTTTTCTAGAATATGCTTGGAATATGGCTAATTGTGACCCTTGTTCGGCTGACCCCTTGAACCCAGAAGAATTAAAACAAGCAGGTGTATTTTGGCTGCCGGATAATTCTTGGGGCAATGTCTTTATTACCCGTCTTCATGTACGCTATACTCGGGATAAATTTCCCGAAGACTTACAGTTTCAAGAAACCGGCAATCAGCAATTTTTCCAAGGACGCTATGTCATGACTCATCCTTATAGAGCAGAAATGAATTGTAGTGCGGCGCAAACTTATCAAACTTCTGTCCGTAAAAGACAAGAGGAAGAGGCAAAAACTCTAGCCAATTTAACCGGCTGGAATATTAATGAAATTCGCAAAAAAATAGATTTTGTCACAATTGAACAAGTTCCTTGGTGGCGAAAACTATCAGAATTGTGTACCAATATTTTTAAAAAAGTCTAA
- the dxs gene encoding 1-deoxy-D-xylulose-5-phosphate synthase, with amino-acid sequence MHLSEITHPNQLHGLSIRQLEDVARQIREKHLQTVATSGGHLGPGLGVVELTIALYQTLDLDRDKVIWDVGHQAYPHKMLTGRYNRFHTLRQKDGIAGYLKRCESKFDHFGAGHASTSISAALGMALARDAKGEDFKVVAIIGDGALTGGMALEAINHAGHLPHTNLMVVLNDNEMSISPNVGAISRYLNKVRLSDPVQFLSDNLEEQFKHLPFFGDVTPEMDRLKEGMKRLAVPKVGAVIEELGFKYFGPIDGHNLRELIDTFKQAHKVHGPVFVHVSTTKGKGYELAEKDQVGYHAQSPFNLATGKPVPSSKPKPPGYSKVFAHTLTTLAQNNPKIIGITAAMATGTGLDKLQQKLPKQYIDVGIAEQHAVTLAAGLACEGMRPVVAIYSTFLQRAYDQIIHDVCIQNLPVFFCMDRAGIVGADGPTHQGMYDIAYLRCIPNLVIMAPKDEAELQQMIVTGINYTDGPIAMRYPRGNGLGVPLMEEGWESLPIGKGEILRNGDDLLLLGYGTMVNTAMQVAEILSEHGIEASVVNARFVKPLDTELILPLAQQTGKVVTLEEGCLMGGFGSAVAEALLDNNVLVPVKRFGIPDQLVDHAKPDQSFADLGLTSSQIAQEVLKSFFSSKEPSVVS; translated from the coding sequence ATGCATCTAAGTGAAATTACTCATCCCAATCAACTACATGGTTTATCGATTCGCCAATTAGAAGACGTTGCCCGTCAAATACGAGAAAAGCATTTACAAACTGTTGCTACCAGTGGGGGACATTTGGGCCCAGGTTTAGGGGTGGTGGAACTGACGATCGCCCTCTATCAAACCCTAGATTTAGACAGAGATAAAGTGATTTGGGACGTAGGTCACCAAGCCTATCCCCATAAAATGCTCACAGGGCGCTACAATCGCTTCCATACCCTACGACAAAAAGATGGTATTGCCGGTTATCTCAAGCGCTGTGAAAGCAAATTTGATCACTTTGGGGCGGGACACGCTTCCACAAGTATTTCTGCTGCCCTAGGGATGGCTTTAGCCAGAGATGCAAAAGGAGAAGATTTCAAAGTTGTCGCTATCATTGGAGATGGTGCTTTAACCGGAGGCATGGCCCTAGAAGCGATCAACCATGCCGGTCATTTACCACACACTAATTTAATGGTGGTTTTAAATGATAATGAAATGTCTATTTCTCCCAATGTAGGGGCAATTTCTCGTTATTTGAACAAAGTTCGTCTCAGTGATCCGGTTCAATTCCTTTCTGATAATTTAGAAGAACAATTTAAACATCTTCCTTTCTTTGGTGATGTTACCCCAGAAATGGATCGTTTAAAAGAAGGGATGAAACGCCTTGCTGTTCCCAAGGTGGGCGCGGTTATTGAAGAACTAGGCTTTAAATATTTTGGACCGATAGACGGTCATAATCTACGAGAATTAATAGATACCTTTAAACAAGCGCATAAAGTTCATGGTCCGGTCTTCGTTCATGTGTCTACCACTAAAGGAAAAGGCTACGAACTGGCCGAAAAAGACCAAGTGGGCTATCATGCTCAAAGTCCCTTTAACCTAGCGACGGGTAAACCGGTTCCCTCGAGTAAACCTAAGCCGCCAGGTTATTCTAAAGTGTTTGCCCATACTTTAACCACTCTGGCTCAAAATAATCCTAAAATTATTGGTATTACCGCCGCCATGGCCACAGGCACCGGTTTAGACAAACTTCAGCAAAAACTGCCCAAACAGTATATTGATGTGGGTATTGCTGAACAACACGCTGTTACCCTTGCAGCCGGCTTAGCTTGTGAAGGAATGCGCCCAGTGGTAGCGATTTATTCTACCTTCCTGCAACGGGCCTATGACCAAATTATTCATGATGTGTGCATTCAAAACCTTCCCGTTTTCTTCTGTATGGACCGGGCGGGAATTGTGGGCGCAGATGGACCCACTCATCAGGGAATGTATGATATCGCCTATTTGCGATGTATCCCTAATCTCGTCATTATGGCCCCCAAAGATGAGGCTGAGTTACAACAGATGATCGTCACCGGCATCAATTATACTGATGGCCCTATCGCTATGCGTTATCCTCGGGGTAATGGTTTGGGTGTTCCTCTAATGGAAGAAGGATGGGAGAGTTTGCCCATTGGTAAAGGCGAAATTCTCCGCAATGGGGATGATCTTCTTTTGCTCGGATATGGCACGATGGTTAACACGGCGATGCAAGTGGCTGAAATTTTGAGCGAACATGGTATAGAGGCATCGGTGGTTAATGCTCGTTTTGTTAAGCCTTTGGATACCGAGTTAATTTTACCTTTGGCACAACAAACAGGTAAAGTAGTCACCTTGGAAGAAGGCTGTTTGATGGGAGGTTTTGGTTCTGCTGTGGCTGAGGCATTATTAGATAATAATGTTTTGGTGCCGGTTAAGCGCTTTGGCATACCGGATCAGTTAGTGGATCATGCTAAACCGGATCAGTCTTTTGCGGATCTCGGTTTAACCAGTTCTCAAATTGCCCAAGAGGTTCTCAAAAGCTTCTTTTCTAGTAAAGAGCCTTCTGTTGTCAGTTAG
- a CDS encoding CHASE2 domain-containing serine/threonine-protein kinase, producing the protein MSVHPSWYLRFQKLPLVILVSLLVSGIIAGLRHAGVFQGIELWNYDQLVKLRSQPEPDPRIVLVAIDDSALKKLNSDKVSDQVLTEVLQSLEKYQPRVIGVDIIRDVPIGEGRQALIDYLNSVYEPLAGKIKPIIMTCQLPSPEQPQGIDPPPILDLDSSVGFANIEVDADQVIRRVPISSVPLANAPQKSQDKNLINDTSKAGCLVPFSLGFLTSMRYLQQENITLKQTPEGFFKLGEMVFKPPTQSAAAYRNLDPSLYQIILDYRLSNPVETISLSKVLDGEIQPEQIRDKIVLIGYTTKDDVHLTPYGMIPGVLIHAEVINQVLSNVLDKRSPIWYFPEPVEWLWLATWGLAGGVIAWQIRPLWQFYLIQGGAIMLLLGTNFILFTQQGWVPLIPSLVTLITSALAVRTLPQLKLASLSEKPLDYPSTPDSAKYQQTPVEPSTPAYNYPPPTLVEPSTPAYNYPPPTLVEPSTPAYDYSSPTLVEPSVPQPRPSSSDHPWTNAQSTPESVADKKPLIQPSQPPSTPTAPRREFVREDPYLGQRLGEGGRYRIDRHLGGGGMGQVYLASDTRLGDRPVAIKVMTTYSSSDNDNLIRRFQREAEFMAAFSSMNIVKINDFGLTPEASPFKGAPFYVMEYLQGTTLTQRLETVGKLSIQQAIPIIRQICAGLKEAHQMGIAHRDLKPDNIYLIPHTALGEIVKILDFGIAKIVRDDTNPQITRTLTAMGAFIGTYRYASPEQCLGDARINHKTDIYSLGVLMYEMLSGTNPYNIQGHQNTQGYWISSHISKKPQPLRSQPGCENISPEIEAVVMKCLEKSAEDRFANVDELEKALQQASGSF; encoded by the coding sequence ATGTCTGTCCATCCTTCCTGGTATTTACGTTTCCAGAAACTGCCTCTAGTCATCCTTGTGAGTCTGCTAGTATCAGGGATAATAGCCGGCTTGCGCCATGCAGGAGTATTTCAAGGCATTGAACTATGGAACTACGATCAGCTAGTTAAACTCCGCAGTCAACCGGAACCTGACCCCCGAATAGTATTAGTGGCCATTGATGATAGCGCCCTCAAGAAGCTGAACAGCGATAAAGTATCTGATCAAGTGCTAACCGAGGTGTTACAAAGCTTAGAAAAATACCAACCAAGAGTGATAGGGGTGGATATTATTCGAGATGTTCCCATTGGAGAAGGACGACAAGCACTCATTGACTATCTTAATAGTGTCTATGAACCGCTAGCCGGAAAAATTAAACCCATCATTATGACTTGTCAATTACCCTCTCCAGAACAACCTCAAGGGATTGATCCACCACCGATTTTAGATCTTGATAGTTCAGTGGGTTTTGCTAACATCGAAGTAGATGCTGATCAAGTCATCCGTCGTGTGCCGATTTCTAGTGTACCTCTGGCTAATGCGCCTCAAAAAAGTCAGGACAAAAATCTGATTAACGACACCAGCAAAGCCGGTTGTTTAGTCCCATTTTCCCTCGGTTTTCTAACCTCAATGAGGTATCTACAACAAGAAAACATCACCCTAAAACAAACACCAGAAGGTTTTTTTAAACTCGGTGAAATGGTCTTTAAACCCCCCACTCAAAGCGCAGCCGCCTATCGAAATCTAGACCCGAGTTTATATCAAATTATCCTGGATTATCGCTTATCTAATCCTGTTGAGACAATTTCTTTGAGTAAAGTCCTCGATGGAGAGATTCAACCCGAACAAATTAGAGATAAAATCGTATTAATTGGCTATACTACCAAAGACGATGTGCATTTAACGCCTTATGGCATGATTCCAGGGGTTTTAATTCATGCTGAAGTGATCAATCAGGTTTTATCCAATGTATTAGACAAACGCTCACCGATTTGGTATTTTCCTGAACCCGTCGAATGGTTGTGGTTAGCCACCTGGGGACTAGCCGGCGGCGTGATCGCCTGGCAAATTCGTCCGCTTTGGCAGTTTTATCTGATCCAAGGGGGAGCCATCATGCTCTTGTTAGGGACAAATTTTATCCTTTTCACCCAACAGGGATGGGTTCCGCTCATTCCCTCTCTAGTCACCTTAATCACTTCTGCACTGGCGGTGAGAACCCTACCTCAACTCAAATTGGCATCCTTATCCGAAAAACCGCTAGACTATCCCTCCACTCCTGACTCAGCAAAATACCAACAAACTCCAGTAGAACCCTCCACACCGGCATATAACTATCCCCCCCCAACCCTAGTAGAACCCTCCACACCGGCATATAACTATCCCCCCCCAACCCTAGTAGAACCCTCCACACCGGCTTATGACTATTCCTCGCCAACCCTAGTAGAACCCTCTGTTCCCCAACCGCGTCCTTCAAGCAGCGATCATCCTTGGACTAATGCTCAATCAACGCCTGAATCTGTCGCCGATAAAAAGCCTCTGATTCAACCCTCTCAACCCCCATCAACACCCACAGCACCTAGGCGAGAATTTGTTAGAGAAGATCCTTATCTTGGACAACGACTCGGCGAAGGAGGACGCTATCGCATTGATAGGCACCTAGGAGGAGGAGGGATGGGACAAGTTTATCTCGCTTCTGATACCCGACTCGGCGATCGCCCCGTAGCCATCAAAGTTATGACTACCTATTCATCTTCAGATAACGATAATTTAATTCGACGTTTTCAAAGAGAAGCTGAATTTATGGCGGCTTTTAGCAGCATGAATATCGTTAAAATTAACGATTTTGGCCTAACCCCAGAAGCTTCACCCTTTAAGGGAGCGCCCTTTTATGTGATGGAATATTTACAGGGAACAACCCTAACTCAACGTTTAGAAACAGTGGGAAAATTATCAATACAACAAGCTATTCCCATTATCCGGCAAATTTGCGCGGGACTCAAAGAAGCCCATCAAATGGGTATTGCTCACCGCGACCTTAAACCCGATAACATTTATTTAATCCCTCATACAGCCCTAGGAGAAATCGTCAAAATCCTCGATTTTGGTATTGCTAAAATTGTACGGGATGACACTAATCCACAAATAACCCGTACTCTAACAGCGATGGGTGCTTTTATCGGAACCTACCGCTATGCCTCCCCTGAACAATGTTTAGGAGATGCTAGAATAAATCATAAAACCGATATTTATAGTCTGGGGGTATTAATGTATGAAATGCTCAGTGGAACAAACCCCTATAACATCCAAGGTCATCAAAATACACAAGGTTATTGGATCAGTAGTCATATCAGCAAAAAACCACAACCTTTAAGAAGTCAGCCGGGCTGTGAAAATATCTCCCCAGAAATAGAAGCGGTAGTGATGAAGTGTCTAGAAAAATCGGCTGAGGATCGCTTTGCCAATGTGGACGAATTAGAGAAAGCTCTACAACAAGCATCCGGAAGCTTTTAG
- a CDS encoding glutamine amidotransferase: MTKPILIIKTGKTLTSIPAEKGDFEDWIISKMGISRQETIIAEVYKTFALPNFDEISGVVITGSSSMVTDHHDWSEKTAAWLVDAVRQELPILGICYGHQLLAYALGGEVGKNPKGCEFGTVDIDLDEKAAQDPLLRGLPSTIKAHICHQQSVLKLPDHAIVLASSEKDPYQAFKIGEVVWGVQFHPEFDPEISREYINFDRENLIKEQQDPDKLIEQITDTPYSNTILKRFFKVIQGDS; encoded by the coding sequence ATGACTAAACCAATTTTAATTATCAAAACAGGAAAAACTTTAACTTCTATTCCTGCTGAAAAAGGAGATTTTGAAGACTGGATTATTTCAAAGATGGGCATTAGCCGCCAAGAAACTATCATTGCTGAAGTTTACAAGACATTTGCTTTACCTAACTTCGATGAAATCTCAGGAGTGGTGATTACTGGCTCGAGTTCAATGGTGACAGACCATCATGATTGGAGTGAAAAAACAGCAGCCTGGTTAGTGGATGCCGTCCGACAAGAATTGCCGATTTTAGGCATTTGCTATGGACATCAATTGTTAGCTTATGCTTTAGGCGGAGAAGTGGGGAAAAATCCCAAGGGGTGCGAATTTGGAACGGTGGATATTGATTTAGATGAAAAGGCGGCTCAGGACCCTCTTTTAAGAGGACTTCCTAGCACCATTAAAGCTCATATTTGTCATCAACAATCTGTTTTAAAACTTCCTGATCATGCCATTGTACTCGCCTCTAGTGAGAAAGATCCTTACCAAGCTTTTAAAATTGGCGAAGTCGTTTGGGGAGTTCAATTTCATCCAGAATTTGATCCAGAAATTTCTCGGGAATATATTAATTTTGACCGCGAAAACCTGATCAAAGAACAACAAGACCCAGACAAATTAATTGAGCAAATAACAGATACCCCCTACAGTAATACAATTCTTAAGCGGTTTTTCAAGGTCATCCAAGGAGATAGTTAA
- a CDS encoding DUF928 domain-containing protein, translating to MMNKIFLALGVSAFAVSLLLESVVDPSFAFQTFPPTSNYSDNFIAQAARTYKVKLGDTLLGIAYNNGLTLQQLLSFNPSLRNNPDLIGVGQVINLSQPTSGTKPSKTAQKPPTRQSVQTFNLPTIRRTGSSRMGARRGDPKQECRSNPNDNLRVLLPVTNFGYTLQDHPTFFWYMPELKTQAERLELKVRPVEADSYQTYQFISNNQNAGVMSVTLPPEMGAFEEGKEYQWEIRVYCSRQMFIAATGNIQRLSTNNPQLASQLEKASVEDYPAILAQAGVWYDAMATLAALRAENPTDTSLRADWSNLLKMIGFENIANAPILAREEK from the coding sequence ATGATGAATAAAATATTTTTGGCTCTTGGAGTGTCCGCATTTGCTGTTAGTTTGTTACTAGAGAGCGTTGTTGATCCATCTTTTGCTTTTCAAACATTCCCCCCAACTTCAAATTATTCAGATAATTTTATTGCTCAAGCCGCCCGTACTTATAAAGTTAAATTAGGAGATACGCTTTTAGGGATTGCTTATAACAATGGTCTAACCCTGCAACAATTGCTCTCATTTAATCCGAGTTTACGCAATAATCCTGATTTAATCGGAGTCGGCCAAGTTATTAATTTGAGTCAACCGACATCGGGCACAAAACCCTCCAAAACGGCTCAAAAACCGCCCACAAGACAATCTGTACAAACGTTTAATCTTCCCACCATAAGACGCACAGGGAGTAGCCGCATGGGGGCGAGGCGAGGCGACCCTAAACAAGAATGTAGGAGTAATCCGAATGATAATTTAAGAGTTTTATTACCGGTTACGAATTTTGGTTATACCTTACAGGATCATCCGACTTTTTTCTGGTATATGCCGGAATTAAAAACTCAGGCCGAACGTCTTGAGTTAAAAGTACGTCCCGTCGAAGCAGATAGTTACCAAACTTATCAATTTATCAGTAATAATCAAAATGCGGGAGTGATGAGCGTGACTCTGCCGCCTGAAATGGGAGCTTTTGAGGAAGGAAAAGAGTATCAATGGGAAATTAGAGTTTACTGTAGCCGTCAAATGTTCATTGCAGCTACCGGCAATATTCAAAGACTATCTACCAATAATCCTCAATTAGCCAGTCAGCTAGAAAAGGCTTCAGTGGAAGACTATCCCGCCATCTTAGCCCAAGCTGGGGTGTGGTATGATGCAATGGCCACCTTGGCGGCTTTGCGAGCCGAAAATCCTACTGATACCAGTTTAAGGGCTGATTGGAGCAATCTTTTAAAGATGATCGGCTTTGAAAATATTGCTAATGCCCCAATACTTGCCAGAGAGGAAAAGTAG
- a CDS encoding tetratricopeptide repeat protein — protein sequence MKAKLTLIYLLIGFSFFPVLAEKSAGAMTENKLIAQGSSSEIEMLNERINNNPNDAEAFQKRGAIYAYNEDYQKALEDYNEALNLDPNNALSYNYRGTAYYWLLNYQQALADYNQAIRLNPDLAVAYYNRGYVHQKLKDIPSAINDFQQGADLSLKQGDTQSYQEALEMIKNLQNGKI from the coding sequence ATGAAAGCTAAACTAACTTTAATTTATTTGTTGATTGGCTTCAGTTTTTTTCCGGTTTTAGCAGAAAAATCTGCCGGAGCAATGACTGAAAATAAGTTAATTGCTCAAGGGAGTTCTAGTGAGATAGAAATGCTTAACGAACGAATCAATAATAACCCTAATGATGCTGAGGCTTTTCAAAAAAGAGGAGCCATTTATGCTTACAACGAAGATTATCAAAAAGCCCTAGAAGATTATAACGAAGCTCTGAATTTAGACCCGAATAATGCGCTTAGTTATAATTATCGAGGCACGGCTTATTATTGGCTCTTAAATTACCAACAAGCCTTAGCAGATTATAATCAAGCCATTCGTCTCAATCCGGATTTAGCTGTAGCTTATTATAATCGGGGTTATGTACATCAAAAGTTAAAAGATATACCGAGTGCTATCAATGACTTTCAACAAGGCGCTGATCTTTCTTTAAAGCAAGGAGATACCCAGTCTTATCAAGAAGCATTAGAAATGATTAAAAATTTACAGAATGGCAAAATCTAG
- a CDS encoding cytochrome P450, whose amino-acid sequence MTNQLLNNFLLLEEGQTPPSETTLPPRQPQWFDTFSYIADPDQFCRQNLAKYGPIFKTGVFGETTVFVGSAKVNQMAFNGDQHYTEIALPPTTMDMFGQYSLFQRTDLHRSRKSALSPAFTGKMLEGYLPLINQVVLEGIQSWKTTDLLSVFPAVEKICFDVLVPLLLGVDLNQKDSLKGLPISSKTELKALYKTFFDGFYGLVKWKSPLTVYGRGYQAREKLLDFMGSVIQQRRAQGEVINSQADFLSMMLAGQEENPTGVFQDIFIKNQCLLQLWASHYEICGLVSSLIYQIGRHPEVKKRLVQEQIEVMGEQTSDKMITSQQLKAMVFLEATIKETLRTLSPSSTVNRRLTKSVVLDGVLYQKGWVLIAEQRIAHILPEHFKQPDVFDPERFLSPRNEGKMYEFIAFGGGVHACLGAQLAMLITKVFACYLLQLLNWEVTQAASFVQFPLKRLKSNYQIPIHSRATA is encoded by the coding sequence ATGACTAATCAACTTCTTAATAACTTTTTGCTTTTAGAAGAAGGGCAAACCCCACCATCAGAAACAACTCTCCCTCCTAGACAACCTCAATGGTTTGATACCTTTAGCTATATAGCCGATCCCGATCAATTCTGCCGCCAAAATCTAGCTAAATATGGCCCGATTTTTAAAACCGGTGTTTTTGGTGAAACAACAGTTTTTGTGGGTTCTGCTAAAGTCAATCAAATGGCCTTTAATGGAGATCAGCACTACACAGAAATTGCCTTACCCCCAACCACTATGGATATGTTTGGGCAATATAGTCTTTTCCAACGGACTGATTTACATCGCTCCCGTAAGAGCGCTTTAAGTCCAGCGTTTACAGGAAAAATGTTAGAGGGTTATCTTCCTCTGATTAATCAGGTTGTTTTAGAGGGAATTCAATCCTGGAAAACTACGGATTTATTGAGCGTTTTTCCAGCCGTAGAAAAGATTTGTTTTGATGTGCTAGTTCCTTTATTACTAGGAGTTGATTTAAATCAAAAAGATAGTTTGAAAGGACTGCCTATCTCTTCTAAAACTGAACTAAAAGCTTTATATAAAACTTTTTTTGACGGTTTTTATGGCTTAGTAAAATGGAAATCTCCTCTAACGGTTTATGGTAGAGGATATCAAGCCAGAGAAAAGTTATTAGACTTTATGGGGTCAGTCATACAGCAGCGACGCGCTCAAGGAGAAGTGATTAACTCTCAGGCAGATTTTCTCTCCATGATGTTAGCTGGCCAAGAGGAAAATCCTACAGGAGTTTTTCAGGATATCTTCATTAAAAACCAGTGTCTTTTGCAATTATGGGCCTCCCATTATGAAATTTGCGGTTTGGTATCTTCTTTAATCTATCAAATCGGACGACACCCCGAAGTTAAAAAGCGGCTTGTTCAAGAACAAATAGAGGTTATGGGGGAACAAACCTCAGATAAAATGATCACCTCTCAACAGTTAAAAGCAATGGTTTTTTTAGAGGCAACTATCAAAGAAACCCTAAGAACGTTATCTCCCTCTTCCACAGTTAACCGAAGATTGACAAAATCAGTTGTCCTTGACGGAGTTCTTTATCAAAAAGGTTGGGTCTTAATAGCTGAACAGAGAATTGCCCATATCCTACCAGAACATTTTAAGCAACCGGACGTTTTTGATCCAGAACGTTTTCTATCTCCTCGTAATGAAGGAAAGATGTATGAGTTTATTGCCTTTGGCGGTGGTGTACACGCCTGTTTAGGGGCACAGTTGGCAATGCTGATTACTAAAGTCTTTGCTTGTTATCTACTGCAATTATTAAATTGGGAAGTCACACAAGCCGCTTCTTTTGTTCAGTTTCCTCTGAAAAGGCTCAAAAGTAATTATCAAATTCCCATTCATTCCCGAGCAACAGCCTAA